The Coregonus clupeaformis isolate EN_2021a chromosome 18, ASM2061545v1, whole genome shotgun sequence genome has a segment encoding these proteins:
- the LOC121551946 gene encoding lysosome membrane protein 2 isoform X2, with product MTRRSCAIYATGFVCAHLLIVGIALVVAQVFQTMIYNRLKKELTLTEASQVFESWKNPPPPVYMEYYFFNVTNPEVFLAGGKAAVTQIGPYTYREYRPRENVTFLENGTKVYALNPKSFVFVPEKSRGNPEVDILRTVNIPAVAVMSELNSYSFLLRTFVSMWMNSIGVEIFMTRTVHEVLWGFKDPLLSKIHAMKPEVDEMFGLMWKKNGTHEGEFVFLTGERDYMEYGRIDTWNGLTEMSWWSSNQSNMINGTDGSVFHPLLSRKELLYIFAADLCRSIHLGYVEDVEVKGIPAYRFAPPHDVLQSPEENPTNAGFCVPAGDCLGTGVLKVSVCREGAPIVVSFPHFYQADDKYINAVEGLSPNKEEHETYLDLNPTTGVPIRACKRAQLNIILNRVPGFPKTKHLKEIIFPIMFVNETATIDDDSAAQMRTLLLIVTLVSNFPLLIVGMGAILLIVFVILVCRSRQKKTAKDETAYTQVSDKPEVEPSDNNHTNQPMRNGSYIAMSPVEAQKC from the exons ATGACTCGGAGATCATGTGCAATTTACGCTACTGGGTTTGTCTGCGCCCATCTACTGATAGTGGGCATCGCCTTGGTCGTGGCTCAAGTCTTCCAAACAATGATTTACAATCGGCTAAAAAAG GAATTGACCTTGACTGAAGCGAGCCAAGTATTTGAGTCGTGGAAGAACCCGCCTCCTCCAGTCTACATGGAGTATTACTTCTTCAACGTGACCAACCCTGAAGTGTTCTTAGCAGGGGGCAAGGCAGCGGTCACCCAGATTGGACCTTACACTTACAG GGAATACAGACCCAGGGAAAATGTAACTTTCCTTGAAAATGGAACCAAGGTTTATGCCCTGAACCCCAAAAGCTTTGTCTTCGTCCCAGAGAAGTCCCGGGGTAATCCAGAGGTCGACATTCTGAGGACAGTCAACATCCCAGCTGTg GCGGTGATGAGCGAGCTGAACTCCTACTCCTTCCTGCTGCGTACCTTCGTCTCCATGTGGATGAACTCCATCGGTGTGGAAATCTTCATGACCCGCACCGTTCACGAGGTGCTATGGGGTTTCAAGGACCCTCTGCTCTCCAAAATCCACGCCATGAAGCCAGAGGTGGACGAGATGTTTGGACTGATGTGGAAG aAAAATGGAACTCACGAAGGAGAGTTTGTGTTCCTGACTGGCGAACGGGACTACATGGAATATGGCAGAATAGACACATGGAACGGGCTGAC TGAAATGTCATGGTGGTCCTCTAACCAGAGCAACATGATCAACGGCACGGATGGCAGTGTGTTCCACCCTCTGTTATCCAGGAAAGAGCTGCTGTACATCTTCGCTGCTGACCTCTGCAG GTCTATCCATCTGGGTTATGTTGAGGATGTGGAAGTGAAGGGCATCCCAGCCTACCGCTTCGCCCCTCCACATGACGTCCTGCAGAGTCCTGAGGAGAACCCTACCAACGCCGGCTTCTGTGTGCCAGCTGGGGACTGCCTTGGCACCGGGGTGCTTAAAGTCAGTGTTTGCCGAGAAG GTGCTCCTATTGTGGTGTCATTCCCCCACTTCTATCAGGCAGATGACAAGTACATTAACGCTGTTGAAGGACTGAGCCCCAACAAGGAGGAGCATGAGACTTACCTTGACCTTAATCCA ACCACTGGTGTCCCCATCCGTGCCTGCAAGAGAGCCCAGCTCAATATCATTTTGAACAGAGTTCCAGGCTTCCC CAAAACCAAACATCTAAAGGAGATAATTTTCCCTATCATGTTTGTCAATGAG ACGGCCACTATCGACGATGACTCTGCTGCCCAGATGAGGACCCTGCTGCTCATCGTGACCCTGGTGTCCAACTTCCCTTTGCTCATCGTGGGCATGGGCGCCATCCTGCTCATAGTCTTCGTCATCCTGGTCTGCAGGTCTCGCCAGAAGAAG
- the LOC121551946 gene encoding lysosome membrane protein 2 isoform X1 — MTRRSCAIYATGFVCAHLLIVGIALVVAQVFQTMIYNRLKKELTLTEASQVFESWKNPPPPVYMEYYFFNVTNPEVFLAGGKAAVTQIGPYTYREYRPRENVTFLENGTKVYALNPKSFVFVPEKSRGNPEVDILRTVNIPAVAVMSELNSYSFLLRTFVSMWMNSIGVEIFMTRTVHEVLWGFKDPLLSKIHAMKPEVDEMFGLMWKKNGTHEGEFVFLTGERDYMEYGRIDTWNGLTEMSWWSSNQSNMINGTDGSVFHPLLSRKELLYIFAADLCRSIHLGYVEDVEVKGIPAYRFAPPHDVLQSPEENPTNAGFCVPAGDCLGTGVLKVSVCREGAPIVVSFPHFYQADDKYINAVEGLSPNKEEHETYLDLNPTTGVPIRACKRAQLNIILNRVPGFPKTKHLKEIIFPIMFVNETATIDDDSAAQMRTLLLIVTLVSNFPLLIVGMGAILLIVFVILVCRSRQKKNEVKRIDFTEAFHSFTTAKDETAYTQVSDKPEVEPSDNNHTNQPMRNGSYIAMSPVEAQKC; from the exons ATGACTCGGAGATCATGTGCAATTTACGCTACTGGGTTTGTCTGCGCCCATCTACTGATAGTGGGCATCGCCTTGGTCGTGGCTCAAGTCTTCCAAACAATGATTTACAATCGGCTAAAAAAG GAATTGACCTTGACTGAAGCGAGCCAAGTATTTGAGTCGTGGAAGAACCCGCCTCCTCCAGTCTACATGGAGTATTACTTCTTCAACGTGACCAACCCTGAAGTGTTCTTAGCAGGGGGCAAGGCAGCGGTCACCCAGATTGGACCTTACACTTACAG GGAATACAGACCCAGGGAAAATGTAACTTTCCTTGAAAATGGAACCAAGGTTTATGCCCTGAACCCCAAAAGCTTTGTCTTCGTCCCAGAGAAGTCCCGGGGTAATCCAGAGGTCGACATTCTGAGGACAGTCAACATCCCAGCTGTg GCGGTGATGAGCGAGCTGAACTCCTACTCCTTCCTGCTGCGTACCTTCGTCTCCATGTGGATGAACTCCATCGGTGTGGAAATCTTCATGACCCGCACCGTTCACGAGGTGCTATGGGGTTTCAAGGACCCTCTGCTCTCCAAAATCCACGCCATGAAGCCAGAGGTGGACGAGATGTTTGGACTGATGTGGAAG aAAAATGGAACTCACGAAGGAGAGTTTGTGTTCCTGACTGGCGAACGGGACTACATGGAATATGGCAGAATAGACACATGGAACGGGCTGAC TGAAATGTCATGGTGGTCCTCTAACCAGAGCAACATGATCAACGGCACGGATGGCAGTGTGTTCCACCCTCTGTTATCCAGGAAAGAGCTGCTGTACATCTTCGCTGCTGACCTCTGCAG GTCTATCCATCTGGGTTATGTTGAGGATGTGGAAGTGAAGGGCATCCCAGCCTACCGCTTCGCCCCTCCACATGACGTCCTGCAGAGTCCTGAGGAGAACCCTACCAACGCCGGCTTCTGTGTGCCAGCTGGGGACTGCCTTGGCACCGGGGTGCTTAAAGTCAGTGTTTGCCGAGAAG GTGCTCCTATTGTGGTGTCATTCCCCCACTTCTATCAGGCAGATGACAAGTACATTAACGCTGTTGAAGGACTGAGCCCCAACAAGGAGGAGCATGAGACTTACCTTGACCTTAATCCA ACCACTGGTGTCCCCATCCGTGCCTGCAAGAGAGCCCAGCTCAATATCATTTTGAACAGAGTTCCAGGCTTCCC CAAAACCAAACATCTAAAGGAGATAATTTTCCCTATCATGTTTGTCAATGAG ACGGCCACTATCGACGATGACTCTGCTGCCCAGATGAGGACCCTGCTGCTCATCGTGACCCTGGTGTCCAACTTCCCTTTGCTCATCGTGGGCATGGGCGCCATCCTGCTCATAGTCTTCGTCATCCTGGTCTGCAGGTCTCGCCAGAAGAAG AATGAAGTAAAACGTATTGATTTTACTGAAGCTTTTCATTCTTTTACT